Part of the Bdellovibrionales bacterium genome is shown below.
GCTAGTGGCTATTTTGGTGGATAAAAATACAAGAGTTATTTGCCAGGGTATAACTGGAGCACAGGGGAGCTTTCACTCTGAACAAGCGCTTGCCTATGGTACCAAGATGGTAGGAGGGGTCACTCCTAGCAAGGGTGGCAGTCAACACTTAGGATTGCCCGTGTTTGACACCGTGGAACAGGCAGTTCGAATGACCCGGGCCAATGCATCCGTCATTTATGTGCCTCCGCCTCTTGCTGCAGATGCGATCATGGAAGCCGTTGATGCCGAGCTTGATTTGGTGGTGTGCATCACAGAAGGAATTCCAGTCCTGGATATGGTCAGAGTGAAGAGATATATGCAGGGTCGCAAGACACGTCTCATTGGTCCTAATTGTCCCGGGGTTATCACGCCGGGTGAGTGCAAGATTGGAATTATGCCTGGGCATATCCATAAGCCCGGTCGCATTGGTGTACTTTCCCGCTCGGGAACTTTGACTTATGAGGCCGTTTGGCAGTTGACCAATCAAGGACTTGGCCAGAGCAGTTGCATTGGCATTGGCGGCGATCCCGTGAACGGAACAAATTTTATTGATATTTTGGAGATGTTCAATGCGGATAAGAATACAGATGCCGTCATCATGATTGGGGAGATTGGTGGCTCAGCAGAGGAAGAGGCGGCTGAGTACATCAAGCGTGAATTCAAGAAGCCCGTGACCTGTTTTATTGCCGGAGCCACCGCCCCAAAGGGAAAACGAATGGGGCATGCGGGAGCCATTATCAGTGGTGGCAAAGGGACGGCCGAAGCCAAATTTGAAGCTCTTCAAGCGGCCAACTGTTCTATTGCCCGGAGCCCAGCC
Proteins encoded:
- the sucD gene encoding succinate--CoA ligase subunit alpha, translating into MAILVDKNTRVICQGITGAQGSFHSEQALAYGTKMVGGVTPSKGGSQHLGLPVFDTVEQAVRMTRANASVIYVPPPLAADAIMEAVDAELDLVVCITEGIPVLDMVRVKRYMQGRKTRLIGPNCPGVITPGECKIGIMPGHIHKPGRIGVLSRSGTLTYEAVWQLTNQGLGQSSCIGIGGDPVNGTNFIDILEMFNADKNTDAVIMIGEIGGSAEEEAAEYIKREFKKPVTCFIAGATAPKGKRMGHAGAIISGGKGTAEAKFEALQAANCSIARSPAELGLTLKNSLK